Within the Aspergillus luchuensis IFO 4308 DNA, chromosome 5, nearly complete sequence genome, the region CGCGCGAAATCTCTTTTACCGctgggaggtgaagatggtccaGGATCAGGCAAAAAATCTCTCCTGGTAAAGCCTCCAACAATGTTTTCGTGTTCATTCTGCTCTTCAAGCATGCGGGCGGCGCTGACATTATCGTATATTCAAGTTACTTCGTGAGCTGCTTCCAAGATAGTTTGAAAGAGGTACGGAATAGCCCAAGCCCTTGAAGCACTTCTGCATGCCACGTTCTGAGCAATGTATTCGACTTTTATGTGAAAGGGACCTTAGCCTGTACTCCCCCGCGAGATTATCCTTTTGCTGATGCATTAGCCTCAGTCAGGTAGACCTTTACCGCCAATATCGGGCGCTGTGTTGGAAATCTTCGAAGTAAAGTACGAGATGGATTTTCAGGCATCGAGAATTACCCAAACTCCAAAATGTGAACTTCACCGAATGGAGGAACATGGCGAATTtcaattaataaattctcGTGACGTCTCCAACTGGGCAATCCGGTTGTGCTACGATCAGCTGCCACCTCGACGAGAAAGACAGGGGGTTGTAAATGTTCTTTACGTTATTGGGACTCTCAGTCGAGTAAAGATATCTACGATGCGCAAGGACATGGACGCGAAACTTTCGAAAGCTAGAGAACAGCTGCTCTCATTTGGCTGCGACCTGAGATTCAACCTCACGATCTTTCCGCTCGATGTTCCGTCCGGCGTTAAGTCTCAGCCCACCGGTGACACGGACGGGGTATATGGTGCCGCTGGTGAACGTGGACGAATCGGAAACTGCGTCAAAGCAGCACTAAAGAGCATGCATGGGAGTTCAACAACTCCGGGTCTTTCGGAAGCGGCTTTGGAGGCTGACATGCATATATTTGGAGGCAACGAAGCCTCGCCCGACACGATGTCGCCGGTGCCATACGAGCCAAATTACCTGGCATATTATTATGCAACCGAAGACGGGATGCTTGCGAATGATCATCGCTATGTTATCGGAAAAACCACGGGGTTGGGTATTTTTCTGCCTGCAGTAGCGGAAGCATTAGCGCGAGGGGGAGACTGGACGGGAGGCAAGGTTCTACAGGAGTGGTTCCCCGACGTCGTGAAAGATCATGCGGATTGGCACGCAGTTGTCGGCCCTGAAGCTACAAGCCGTTCGACGTGGATGGAGAAAGGATACAGTGAAATGCCCCTTCCATTGATTTGGTTCTCTCGTTTTCTGCCCTGGCATGAACTTCATGATATTCAGACCAATATGTGCGGAGCAAGCAGACTTGACTGAGGTCAACTTGTTCGGTCGAGCCATTCCGTAGGGTTGAATCTGCCGACCTTGACATACATTTACTTGTTTCCGGTCTCTATCTACTATTAGAATGGCCGCATGCATAGCTCGTCTATCCCAGTCCAGTGTAAGCGAGTGCAGATGATTCAATTTGATGACCTCTCGAGGAATGCTGCAAGCTTGCCCTTCGGTTGACCTACATGAAATGCCCATGCATAACGAGTCATGAATCTGCGGATCCGGGagtccatctcctccagtctCAGAGCGCGTTCTTCCTCGGTAGTACGGATAGAACTAGGACTCCTTGGGAGAGTACATTGCAGCTCAACCTCCCCGACCATATGATTGTCGAAATCCATGGTGTCCTGAACAATTGTGAAGTCATCGTCGGCGACCCAGCTTTGCCGAAATGTTGTAAATGAAGCCAACTCCCGTAGCCCAAAGTTGGTGAGTTCAGTTTGGCTAATACCCGTAGAAAGTTTCAGGTGACGAGAGATTTCCTCTGGGTTGCGCATCTCCATGAACCTAGAATTCTGGAAATTTCTGCCATCTTTTATTTTGGCTTCCCAGTCACCGTCCCTCTTGCGGACCCAAATGCCTTTCGAGGATAGCAGGCCATCTAAATCGTAGTATATATCATGCATGGAGCGTAAACCCAAGTACCGCAGACTTCGAAATGGCGGGTGTCCTCCGGCAAGAGTCAATGGCTGCACGGCAAGTCGGCTGAACTTGCGTTCTACCTCTAAGGTGAGCAGCCTGAAGGGGGCCATCGATGAGGGGGCGAAGAGACCACAAGGCGTAATCAAATGGTGAGAGAACGGGACGCAGCCTAGGCCTATGTTTCCAGCGACCGGTGTGTCAATAGATTCACCTCATGCAAAGTAGTGGTCGCATCAAAAATCATGGTAGATGAATGCTGCCAGTCAAAGGGCCAGAGAGTATTGGCCGACTCCCGCCACAGAGATGGGTTTGGGACCAGACTCCCGCCACAGAGATGGGTTTGGGACCAAACATtgagaaaaacaagaagccAGGTCAATGATTCGTCACCTGATGAACCAACCTCCTCTCATCACGTGCCGAGTCTAGGAGTCGCTGTGTCACAGGTATTACCTGCCAACCCAAGTAGGGATTAGCATCATGGCTGGCGGTACTCACAATAGGAGCTCGACTAGTTCCGACATTGGTATCCTAGCAGACGTATCGAAACCGAATTCGATCCAGTGCGTTCAGACTTGATCGCACAGGAAGTTAATAGCCCATTTCCCCAAAAGGGAGTTAAGGAACCATGCCTATCTATTCACCAGAAGGGGAGTAGCGTGGGCGGAATGCTGATTTAATGCTAGCTTGAGAACTTGGCTGGCCGAAGCGGAGGCCCCACTTCGAAGCGAACGCAACTCATAGGGGGTCTGAGGGGACAAGTGTCATTTGCCCATTGGGCGTCTTGCCAGTGGATGACTTTTCGGGCAGCAAACGGCCTGTCGTAACGGGT harbors:
- a CDS encoding thiamine-triphosphatase (COG:S;~EggNog:ENOG410PPA6;~InterPro:IPR012177,IPR039582,IPR033469;~go_function: GO:0050333 - thiamin-triphosphatase activity [Evidence IEA];~go_process: GO:0006772 - thiamine metabolic process [Evidence IEA]): MAPFRLLTLEVERKFSRLAVQPLTLAGGHPPFRSLRYLGLRSMHDIYYDLDGLLSSKGIWVRKRDGDWEAKIKDGRNFQNSRFMEMRNPEEISRHLKLSTGISQTELTNFGLRELASFTTFRQSWVADDDFTIVQDTMDFDNHMVGEVELQCTLPRSPSSIRTTEEERALRLEEMDSRIRRFMTRYAWAFHVGQPKGKLAAFLERSSN